The following proteins come from a genomic window of Paenibacillus sp. CAA11:
- a CDS encoding DUF5050 domain-containing protein: MNAQLRRLPLAGLVAISLLASGCQSQENQNNNQGTTASTSQKQGSQASEKETKKASDQLDFENLTIGYQDGTITPNLFAVETKQAVILSDDKNLRWDAKNPDDTNYLLDSAEGEYGNITLIGMDQDWIYYLNNSKLWKVRPHEKPQPITLSDGKEHIIIEALVYNGKLYFISKDEVGIRAKQDLLLVANVDGSNVKMLSDDGRAALHFNLAHDTLYYSSEETMQKDNMYAININDPSYTRKLLFDGIHLSNFQVDGDTIYYTENSRLYKRSTSGSNIVQLNEEPVGQFLIHNGKIFYDRDGQLYWMNKDGSYPRQLMGEAQDSSQPFRYIRFGVTSTEAYTFQPDQAGKYTLHVRELALEEKVPDAQETPGATDYVDDSSLEDLNKLYDQLSKDKKAIRIGELQTQESQITGGNEVFSSERLLGAAKCLVFGLTYPDEETLRGLVQTDRVLNQLKEYTAVFQMANEYDHGYSQYSIQPEDDTSVTIKGGTITANATFFQVGGKYYLKNMKVSQLVVNTNH; this comes from the coding sequence ATGAACGCACAGCTTAGAAGACTTCCCCTAGCTGGCTTAGTGGCGATTAGCCTGCTGGCCAGCGGCTGTCAAAGCCAGGAGAACCAGAACAATAACCAGGGAACAACAGCATCCACCTCACAGAAGCAGGGAAGCCAAGCTTCAGAAAAAGAAACCAAGAAGGCTTCAGACCAGCTAGATTTTGAAAATCTGACCATAGGCTATCAAGACGGCACGATCACCCCAAATCTGTTCGCCGTAGAAACCAAGCAGGCTGTAATTCTGTCCGATGACAAGAATCTGCGTTGGGACGCCAAGAATCCTGACGACACCAACTATCTGCTCGATTCCGCCGAGGGAGAGTATGGCAACATCACCCTGATCGGGATGGATCAAGATTGGATCTACTATCTTAACAATTCAAAGCTATGGAAGGTAAGACCCCATGAGAAGCCTCAGCCTATCACACTTTCGGATGGGAAGGAACACATCATCATTGAGGCACTGGTCTATAACGGCAAGCTGTATTTCATCTCCAAAGACGAGGTCGGCATTCGGGCCAAGCAGGACCTGCTGCTCGTAGCCAATGTGGATGGCAGCAATGTCAAAATGCTGTCCGATGACGGCAGAGCCGCACTTCATTTCAACCTGGCGCACGATACCCTGTACTACTCTTCCGAAGAAACCATGCAGAAGGATAACATGTACGCTATTAATATTAATGACCCTTCCTACACCCGGAAGCTGCTGTTTGACGGCATTCATCTCAGTAACTTCCAAGTGGACGGGGACACCATTTACTATACAGAGAATTCGAGGCTCTACAAACGGAGCACTTCTGGAAGCAATATCGTGCAGCTGAATGAGGAACCCGTAGGCCAGTTTCTGATTCATAACGGCAAGATCTTCTATGACCGGGATGGTCAACTTTACTGGATGAACAAGGACGGCTCTTATCCGCGGCAACTGATGGGAGAAGCGCAGGACTCCTCTCAACCGTTCAGGTATATCCGGTTCGGAGTTACCTCCACGGAAGCTTATACCTTCCAGCCTGACCAGGCTGGGAAATATACCCTCCATGTTCGTGAACTAGCGCTGGAAGAGAAGGTGCCCGATGCCCAGGAGACCCCAGGTGCCACCGATTATGTCGATGATTCTTCCCTGGAGGACCTCAACAAGCTGTACGATCAGCTGTCCAAGGACAAGAAGGCTATTCGTATTGGAGAGCTTCAGACACAGGAGTCACAGATTACCGGAGGAAACGAAGTATTCTCCAGTGAGCGTCTGCTCGGTGCGGCCAAATGCCTGGTCTTCGGCCTGACTTATCCAGATGAGGAGACCTTGCGCGGCCTGGTTCAAACCGATCGTGTACTTAACCAGCTCAAAGAATACACAGCTGTCTTCCAGATGGCCAACGAGTACGATCACGGATACTCTCAATACTCGATACAGCCGGAAGATGACACCTCCGTTACAATCAAGGGCGGAACGATAACGGCTAACGCCACCTTCTTCCAGGTTGGCGGCAAATACTATTTGAAGAATATGAAGGTATCCCAGCTGGTTGTGAATACCAACCACTGA
- a CDS encoding DMT family transporter: MWFAFALLTALAWGAADLFYKKGSDPDDRFSHIRIVIMVGLVMGVHATGYMLFKGLDFHPADMMRYLPVSALYILSMAIGYIGLRYIELSIASPVQNSSGAVTTLLLFIFFTHTLNVIQILGITIITAGVIGIAVLEKRSEQGALQANLTQADKKYQIGFMAIMFPILYCIIDGLGTFADGIYLDELKLIQEDAALLAYEYTFFICAVLAYAYLRIVRKQSFNLFHERVKGYAAIFETTGQFFYVFAMSSNAIIAAPLIASYSIVSVILSRIFLKERLNKVQYAVIVCVIIGIALLGIADEL; this comes from the coding sequence ATGTGGTTTGCATTTGCTCTATTAACGGCCCTAGCTTGGGGAGCCGCCGATTTATTCTATAAGAAGGGCAGCGATCCGGACGACCGATTCAGCCATATTCGCATTGTAATCATGGTCGGGCTGGTCATGGGGGTTCATGCCACCGGCTACATGCTGTTCAAAGGGCTCGACTTTCACCCGGCCGATATGATGCGCTACCTCCCCGTATCGGCACTTTATATCCTATCTATGGCCATCGGTTATATTGGCCTTAGGTATATTGAGCTGTCCATCGCTTCTCCGGTGCAAAATTCCTCCGGGGCGGTCACTACGCTGCTCCTGTTCATCTTCTTCACCCACACACTGAACGTCATTCAAATCCTTGGCATCACCATCATTACCGCAGGTGTGATTGGCATTGCGGTGCTGGAGAAGAGGTCTGAACAAGGCGCCCTGCAGGCGAATCTAACCCAGGCGGATAAGAAGTATCAGATTGGCTTCATGGCCATTATGTTCCCAATTCTCTACTGCATTATTGATGGACTCGGCACGTTTGCGGATGGCATTTATCTGGATGAGCTGAAGCTCATTCAAGAGGACGCTGCCTTGCTTGCCTATGAATATACCTTCTTCATCTGCGCTGTACTGGCCTATGCCTACCTTCGGATCGTGCGCAAGCAATCCTTCAATCTTTTTCACGAGCGTGTAAAAGGATATGCAGCTATATTTGAGACAACCGGGCAGTTCTTCTATGTCTTCGCCATGTCGAGCAATGCAATTATCGCAGCTCCGCTGATCGCATCCTATAGCATAGTCTCCGTTATCCTCTCTCGGATCTTCCTGAAGGAGAGACTGAACAAGGTGCAGTATGCCGTGATCGTGTGTGTCATTATAGGGATCGCGTTGCTTGGGATCGCTGACGAACTGTAA
- a CDS encoding alpha-L-arabinofuranosidase C-terminal domain-containing protein: protein MTTFRNELIAHYRFDDASHVAKDSSGQGQDGTLAGKTPPVVSELGGRTAVTFAGGKSGTSYIQLPADLLKDVSDNTGVTVTAWVNFGNGSDMWERIFDFGGGDGSPYLFLNRNLRGTLFAGEELSVDPGRGFVRDEWMHVAISVLGTKGGTLSSAGATLYVNGELMADGMISQTSSGNYAKLRRWFETFADSSNYSSNYIGHSQFEVDSDFAGALSDFRIYKAGLSMDEVIDVMCESLTDEEVVKLARDKYLTFPTLVVTKDLSLPTSLMGGKVRVAWKSSHPEVLSNSGQVQAITSAHGVTVTAVLTRGTSSIERSFQISVLPKELPPYTLTIHGGKDALDVSEVMYGLFYEDINNAADGGIYAELVQNRSFESFAFDTYNHASGECGCSTGRNREPLFAWSGDTDKMTPKNSGGLNEFFGITDRDVNAYYVTVADGATIRNKGFADSNQHCAMSIVEGSKYDFTIWAKAESAGTITLQLEDSEGHAISDSVTVEVEGGGTWKKYGVESQLVLTGNKTVLGQLVLTFSGEISMDMVSLMPRDVWGAEEEERSQSAHANYLGNPNYRLRKDLVNALVGLHPKFLRFPGGCISEGSFIWENVYDWKESVGQIELRKENFNVWGYMMTMGLGYMEYFQLAEDLNAAPLPVMACGVLCQARSDYAHPAGGALRDYYIKNFTDLIDFAISTDFENNEWAAMRKSMGHEAPFDLRYLGVGNENWGTEFFANFEVFKTSIDEYMEKNYPGYELHIISTVGAQADDDAYQQGWKFLSGNMTGSAKVAFADGTKVIEETVTWYGKQKDYMDTIADEHYYRSNDYLLNNVDRYNYYYRAYNRDGSIDWKKTSKVFVGEYASTDKNTLAGAVAEAAVMTGFENNADVVRLAAYAPLFNKVLTDGTYRWTPDCIWFDDETVWFTPNYYVQQLYAKYLGTKVLSTSFSTYRHGKKVELIPYGGIEIATGQAEVAVKRVTVTSNKDGSILLDQDFTQELNPAWQTIPGSAGYTIDAEKGLVLKAQESGLNGLYILNDSWTNYKVEVVATRMSGVDGFYVGAGLTDITPDNKDVIEYAIGYGGNATGVKVYKQGVEGYTLGDYSSSTAAGNMRAANYEKLSDNTEYTITVNYGGETGGSLICSYTDGQTTSKVLDYKLEAYNRDVFNSVTCDNEHVYVKLVNADAVDKATQLELEALEVAPSAKLITLTADASLVRVPNVNKKNDEKVVPSEQFVQLDGGSILLNLPAHSVNVLVLDFKA from the coding sequence ATGACCACTTTCCGAAATGAATTGATTGCACATTACAGGTTCGACGATGCAAGCCATGTTGCTAAGGACAGCTCAGGCCAGGGACAGGACGGCACCCTAGCAGGGAAGACTCCGCCTGTAGTGTCAGAGCTGGGCGGCAGAACTGCGGTTACTTTTGCAGGCGGCAAGAGCGGTACTTCTTATATTCAGCTGCCGGCGGATTTACTTAAAGATGTAAGCGATAACACCGGTGTAACGGTGACGGCGTGGGTGAACTTCGGCAATGGCTCTGATATGTGGGAACGGATTTTTGACTTTGGAGGAGGAGACGGCTCACCTTATCTTTTCCTGAACCGAAACCTGCGGGGCACCCTCTTTGCTGGCGAGGAATTGTCCGTGGACCCGGGAAGAGGCTTCGTGCGCGATGAATGGATGCATGTAGCGATCTCTGTGCTCGGTACGAAAGGCGGTACCCTAAGCAGCGCAGGCGCCACGCTTTATGTCAATGGTGAACTGATGGCCGACGGAATGATCAGCCAGACGTCAAGCGGCAATTACGCTAAGCTGCGCAGATGGTTCGAAACCTTTGCAGACTCTTCCAATTACAGCAGCAACTATATTGGACACTCTCAGTTCGAAGTGGACTCGGACTTTGCCGGTGCTTTGTCAGACTTCCGTATTTATAAGGCAGGCTTATCCATGGACGAAGTCATCGATGTCATGTGTGAATCACTGACCGATGAAGAGGTCGTGAAGCTGGCCAGAGATAAATATTTGACCTTCCCGACCCTGGTGGTAACCAAGGATCTGTCCTTGCCAACTTCACTGATGGGCGGCAAAGTGCGGGTGGCCTGGAAGTCCAGCCATCCGGAGGTTTTATCGAATAGCGGCCAGGTGCAGGCCATTACGTCAGCGCACGGCGTAACCGTAACAGCGGTGCTGACTCGGGGCACAAGCTCCATTGAGCGAAGCTTCCAGATTTCGGTGCTGCCGAAGGAGCTGCCGCCTTATACGCTGACCATTCATGGCGGCAAGGATGCGCTGGATGTCAGCGAGGTCATGTATGGGCTGTTCTATGAGGATATTAACAATGCAGCCGATGGCGGAATTTATGCGGAGCTGGTACAGAACCGTTCCTTCGAATCCTTTGCATTTGATACGTATAATCATGCATCCGGTGAATGCGGCTGTTCCACAGGCCGGAACCGCGAGCCGCTGTTCGCCTGGTCGGGCGATACCGACAAGATGACGCCGAAGAACAGCGGGGGCTTGAATGAATTTTTCGGGATTACAGACAGAGACGTGAACGCTTATTACGTGACGGTAGCGGATGGGGCGACGATCCGTAACAAGGGCTTTGCTGACAGCAACCAGCACTGCGCTATGTCGATTGTGGAGGGTTCCAAGTATGACTTCACGATCTGGGCAAAGGCGGAGTCGGCGGGCACCATTACCCTTCAGCTGGAAGACTCGGAAGGCCATGCGATCAGCGACTCGGTAACCGTAGAGGTGGAAGGCGGAGGCACCTGGAAGAAATACGGAGTGGAATCCCAGCTGGTGCTAACCGGTAATAAGACAGTGCTTGGACAGCTTGTCCTTACCTTCAGCGGCGAAATCTCCATGGATATGGTATCCCTGATGCCGCGTGACGTATGGGGTGCGGAGGAAGAGGAGCGCTCGCAGTCAGCGCATGCCAACTACCTGGGCAACCCGAACTACCGCCTGAGAAAAGACCTGGTGAATGCCTTGGTGGGCCTGCATCCGAAGTTCCTGCGCTTCCCTGGCGGATGTATCTCCGAAGGATCATTTATCTGGGAGAACGTCTACGATTGGAAAGAGTCTGTTGGCCAAATTGAGCTGCGCAAGGAGAATTTCAACGTCTGGGGCTATATGATGACCATGGGCCTTGGCTATATGGAATACTTCCAGCTGGCGGAAGACCTGAATGCCGCCCCCCTTCCGGTCATGGCCTGCGGTGTGCTGTGCCAGGCGCGTTCGGACTATGCTCATCCGGCTGGCGGAGCGCTTAGAGATTACTATATTAAGAACTTTACCGATCTCATTGACTTTGCGATCAGCACAGACTTCGAGAACAACGAGTGGGCAGCGATGCGGAAGTCCATGGGTCATGAAGCACCGTTTGATCTTCGCTATCTGGGCGTAGGTAATGAGAACTGGGGCACTGAATTCTTCGCGAACTTTGAAGTCTTCAAGACATCCATTGATGAATACATGGAGAAGAACTACCCTGGCTATGAGCTGCACATTATCTCAACGGTTGGCGCGCAGGCCGATGACGATGCTTATCAGCAAGGCTGGAAGTTCCTCAGCGGGAACATGACCGGGTCCGCGAAGGTTGCTTTTGCAGACGGTACGAAGGTTATTGAAGAGACGGTAACCTGGTACGGCAAGCAGAAGGACTATATGGATACGATTGCGGATGAGCACTATTACCGTTCCAATGATTATTTGCTGAATAACGTAGATCGTTACAATTATTACTATAGAGCCTATAACAGGGATGGCAGCATAGATTGGAAGAAGACTTCCAAGGTATTCGTAGGTGAGTATGCTTCCACGGATAAAAATACACTGGCAGGCGCGGTTGCTGAGGCGGCCGTAATGACCGGCTTTGAGAACAACGCCGATGTCGTGCGGCTCGCCGCTTACGCGCCGTTGTTCAACAAGGTGCTGACCGACGGCACCTACCGCTGGACGCCGGACTGCATCTGGTTCGACGATGAGACGGTATGGTTCACGCCGAACTACTATGTGCAGCAGCTGTATGCCAAATATCTGGGCACCAAGGTGCTAAGCACTTCCTTCTCGACGTATCGCCACGGCAAGAAGGTGGAGCTGATTCCTTACGGCGGCATTGAGATTGCTACAGGCCAAGCGGAAGTGGCCGTGAAGCGCGTCACGGTCACCTCGAACAAGGATGGCAGCATCCTGCTGGACCAAGACTTTACACAAGAGCTGAATCCGGCATGGCAGACCATTCCTGGATCTGCAGGCTATACGATCGATGCGGAGAAGGGGCTAGTCTTGAAGGCACAGGAGAGCGGCCTGAACGGCTTGTATATCCTGAACGACAGCTGGACCAACTACAAGGTAGAGGTCGTAGCAACCCGGATGTCCGGCGTTGATGGCTTCTATGTAGGTGCAGGCCTTACGGATATTACGCCGGATAACAAGGACGTTATCGAATATGCCATCGGTTATGGCGGCAACGCTACCGGCGTGAAGGTTTATAAGCAGGGAGTCGAGGGCTATACTTTGGGCGATTACTCGTCCAGTACGGCGGCCGGTAACATGAGAGCCGCCAATTATGAAAAGCTCTCGGACAATACGGAATACACGATTACGGTGAATTACGGTGGCGAGACGGGAGGCAGTCTGATCTGCTCCTATACGGACGGGCAGACAACGAGCAAAGTGCTGGACTACAAGCTTGAAGCGTATAACCGTGACGTGTTCAACTCGGTGACCTGCGACAACGAGCATGTCTATGTGAAGCTGGTCAATGCGGACGCTGTAGATAAGGCGACCCAGCTGGAGCTGGAGGCGCTGGAGGTGGCGCCATCCGCGAAGTTGATCACTTTGACAGCGGACGCTTCCCTGGTGCGGGTGCCGAACGTGAACAAGAAGAACGATGAGAAGGTCGTGCCTAGCGAGCAGTTTGTACAGCTTGATGGAGGCTCCATTCTTCTGAATCTGCCTGCGCATTCTGTCAATGTGCTGGTACTGGACTTCAAGGCGTAA
- a CDS encoding RNA polymerase sigma factor yields MGLTDDYSIIEQVLGGDKQAYAEIVQRYQNKLYGLFRRMGSSEADAEDLTQETLVKAYRKLASHRPDRSFAGWIYKIAINLQKDRGQRKRLDASSQEERSESETPESKLLQKELRSELDRLLESLPDHYRLVLILRYTNQLSHEEIAEMTGMSVRKVTNVVYRAKDRLRKMLRAKEGHGYEFLGSYKNKESRS; encoded by the coding sequence GTGGGGCTAACTGATGATTATTCTATTATTGAACAGGTACTGGGTGGTGACAAACAGGCGTATGCAGAGATTGTCCAGCGTTATCAGAATAAGCTGTATGGGCTATTTCGCAGGATGGGTTCATCCGAGGCAGATGCGGAGGACCTGACCCAGGAGACCTTGGTCAAGGCTTACCGCAAGCTGGCTTCGCATCGTCCGGATCGGAGCTTTGCGGGCTGGATTTATAAGATTGCCATCAATCTGCAGAAAGACCGCGGACAGAGGAAAAGGCTGGATGCAAGCTCACAGGAAGAGCGAAGTGAATCGGAGACGCCGGAATCCAAGCTGCTGCAGAAGGAGCTGCGGTCCGAGCTGGACCGCCTGCTGGAGAGTCTGCCCGACCATTACCGGCTAGTGCTGATCTTGCGGTACACGAATCAGCTCAGCCATGAGGAAATCGCCGAGATGACCGGCATGTCTGTGCGGAAGGTGACCAATGTGGTGTATCGTGCGAAAGATCGTCTGCGCAAAATGCTAAGAGCGAAGGAGGGACACGGCTATGAATTCCTGGGATCGTACAAGAATAAAGAAAGCCGATCTTAA
- a CDS encoding DUF4179 domain-containing protein, with the protein MNSWDRTRIKKADLKKRAGQVTSNDRAWEEALFEESLDSDFTNRVMRALEGAQIESEGEGAKRSGLMAEALTQEPTLSAVLSEPIAHALKEAADLEGASSIAVQAARQRKKERTARRKVWSGAAAIILLAGGVLLYTQPTLADMVRSLFAQGSYIDKGMEQVKDAGLVQISGVSAEDQGYTLKVNEVIADSTRLVIGIEAADAKGNPVSLEGLTSEYTIFDKQRGEHGLIPYTTSSGGNNTVQRINFTFMRPVLTDQLQVNAMINGFYMRTGEMDTKRIEGVWDLKFDVDLKKAKSLTLLTPLDQSYETPGGVKIHMQGASRTPSGGSLELTTELSAAAAKRAEDGQSGFHELEFHLEDASGNLIGEKPDTNMESQRHYELDRWSGERRWFFQFDNFAYDKQPIKFVLDGYLIREKSAETIELNTAPSASWPVHYKDDYDDFLLQKMKLEPDPEHEGKQVMVIPVSGTFSSYRFEKDQWVATDDKGQEYSVSYRGGYTMDNRTKLAQPTEDAGFHVKGLREVPKKLTLKRTVVNRLYRDAHWSFYIPQTGTSGVITE; encoded by the coding sequence ATGAATTCCTGGGATCGTACAAGAATAAAGAAAGCCGATCTTAAGAAGCGAGCAGGTCAGGTCACAAGCAATGACCGAGCCTGGGAGGAGGCGCTCTTCGAAGAGAGTTTGGACAGTGATTTTACGAACCGTGTGATGCGGGCTCTTGAGGGTGCTCAGATAGAGTCGGAAGGGGAAGGGGCGAAGAGAAGCGGCCTCATGGCGGAGGCGTTGACCCAGGAGCCTACTCTATCTGCTGTATTGTCTGAGCCCATTGCTCACGCCTTGAAGGAAGCGGCTGACCTGGAGGGGGCCTCCTCCATCGCAGTCCAGGCAGCGCGGCAGCGGAAGAAAGAGCGTACTGCTCGGCGCAAGGTCTGGAGCGGGGCTGCGGCGATCATATTGCTTGCAGGCGGTGTATTGCTCTATACGCAGCCTACCCTTGCAGACATGGTGCGTTCGCTTTTTGCCCAGGGGAGCTATATTGATAAAGGCATGGAGCAGGTCAAGGACGCCGGATTGGTTCAGATTTCAGGGGTCAGTGCCGAGGACCAGGGGTACACGCTCAAGGTCAATGAGGTCATTGCGGATTCTACCCGGCTTGTGATCGGCATTGAAGCTGCGGATGCGAAGGGGAACCCCGTGTCTCTTGAAGGTCTGACGTCGGAATATACGATATTTGATAAGCAGAGAGGCGAGCACGGACTTATTCCTTATACAACCAGCTCAGGCGGAAACAACACGGTCCAGAGAATCAATTTTACATTCATGCGGCCTGTTTTGACCGATCAGCTTCAAGTCAATGCGATGATTAATGGATTCTACATGCGTACCGGTGAAATGGATACAAAGCGCATCGAGGGGGTGTGGGACCTGAAGTTTGATGTGGATCTGAAGAAAGCCAAATCGCTCACCCTGCTGACACCCTTAGACCAATCTTACGAGACACCGGGCGGTGTGAAGATTCATATGCAGGGGGCCAGCCGAACCCCAAGCGGTGGTTCGCTTGAGCTGACCACAGAGCTGTCTGCGGCGGCAGCAAAGCGAGCGGAAGATGGACAGAGCGGCTTTCACGAACTGGAATTTCACTTGGAGGATGCCTCGGGGAACCTTATTGGCGAGAAGCCGGATACCAACATGGAGTCGCAGCGGCATTATGAGCTGGATCGCTGGAGCGGGGAGAGACGATGGTTCTTCCAGTTTGATAATTTTGCTTATGACAAGCAGCCTATTAAGTTTGTGCTGGATGGTTATCTGATTCGGGAGAAGAGCGCGGAGACGATTGAACTGAATACGGCTCCATCCGCCTCCTGGCCTGTCCATTATAAGGATGACTATGATGACTTCCTGCTGCAGAAGATGAAACTTGAGCCTGATCCCGAGCATGAAGGGAAACAGGTTATGGTGATCCCGGTCAGCGGCACATTTAGCAGCTACCGGTTTGAGAAGGATCAGTGGGTGGCTACAGACGATAAAGGGCAGGAGTATTCGGTGAGTTACCGCGGTGGTTATACTATGGATAATCGAACGAAGCTTGCTCAGCCCACAGAGGATGCGGGGTTTCATGTAAAAGGGCTTAGGGAAGTGCCGAAGAAGCTGACCCTCAAGCGTACCGTGGTCAATCGCTTATACAGAGACGCGCATTGGTCGTTCTACATTCCGCAGACGGGAACGAGTGGCGTCATTACGGAATAA
- a CDS encoding DUF5823 family protein, with amino-acid sequence MIAFIALTFKEGIRQLSDFFDGHLPAYFYIWCGGIFLGVLFQLIREKKDGLLKESYLKRALLEILFFFGGWVLAVKIVQFFTKVIDDGVASPSELIFYQLGLTLLTLFYLTLFMVYSIQKSSLSKDNQQMLSFAAGFIPAYLAFRASELVIFKEWELSQTYILVLSAVLGLAGLGIRLAMNMSDKEDKPSTENAAEEKVVSSNMI; translated from the coding sequence ATGATCGCATTCATTGCCTTAACCTTTAAAGAGGGAATCCGGCAGCTGTCGGACTTCTTTGACGGACACCTGCCAGCTTATTTCTACATTTGGTGCGGAGGAATTTTCTTAGGAGTTCTCTTTCAGCTGATCCGTGAGAAGAAGGATGGGCTCTTGAAGGAAAGCTATCTTAAGCGAGCGCTGCTTGAAATCTTGTTCTTCTTCGGAGGATGGGTGCTCGCGGTTAAAATTGTACAATTCTTTACAAAAGTTATTGACGACGGCGTAGCCTCACCAAGCGAACTGATCTTCTACCAGTTGGGACTGACCCTGCTGACGCTATTCTACCTGACCCTGTTTATGGTCTACAGTATTCAGAAGAGTTCCCTCTCCAAGGACAACCAGCAAATGCTGTCCTTCGCCGCAGGATTTATCCCAGCATACCTTGCGTTTCGCGCTAGCGAACTGGTTATCTTCAAGGAGTGGGAGCTGTCGCAAACCTACATCCTCGTGCTATCCGCTGTCTTAGGCCTTGCCGGGCTCGGAATCCGGCTCGCCATGAACATGAGCGACAAGGAGGATAAGCCATCAACCGAGAATGCGGCGGAGGAAAAGGTCGTAAGCAGCAATATGATATAA
- a CDS encoding nuclear transport factor 2 family protein: MNKAEAVELLTRMYQDIVIEMNTDKIPHYFKEEYIQITDGVRSDRAELIRHIATLRELVESLTLSPFQDMLFDQSSQTAALRYTVEIVKKNGSRGQVELIAIYELDGPQIVRCHELSRPLGNQEEFQEIASVRHS, translated from the coding sequence ATGAACAAGGCCGAAGCGGTCGAACTGCTAACACGCATGTATCAAGACATTGTCATTGAGATGAACACAGATAAAATTCCACATTACTTCAAGGAAGAGTATATCCAGATTACGGACGGCGTTCGGTCAGACCGCGCGGAGCTCATCCGCCATATTGCTACGCTCAGGGAGCTGGTGGAGAGTCTCACTCTATCCCCGTTCCAGGACATGCTGTTTGACCAGTCCTCACAGACAGCTGCTTTACGCTACACCGTAGAAATCGTGAAGAAGAACGGCAGCCGCGGACAAGTCGAGCTGATCGCAATCTATGAGCTGGATGGCCCCCAAATTGTCCGCTGTCACGAGCTGTCCCGTCCGCTTGGAAATCAAGAGGAGTTCCAGGAAATCGCTAGTGTTCGCCACAGTTGA
- a CDS encoding MarR family transcriptional regulator, with the protein MKSKNHHEEVFQAIQAFVLKREKKIQAQNTLEQRLAKDIKDTVRAWSVTQLHILSLVNQKPRELNNTMLAAELNVSKPAVTKAVNLLTQHGLITAIRTAASHKEVYYDITSQGKELAGKHDRLHQQVRARYDELLDGFSDEELAVILRFLGEWSKLI; encoded by the coding sequence ATGAAATCTAAGAACCACCACGAAGAAGTCTTTCAGGCCATTCAGGCGTTTGTTCTCAAGCGAGAGAAAAAGATACAGGCGCAGAACACGCTAGAACAAAGGCTGGCTAAGGATATTAAAGACACCGTCAGAGCCTGGAGCGTGACCCAGCTGCACATTTTATCCCTTGTGAACCAAAAACCCCGCGAGTTGAACAACACGATGCTGGCTGCGGAGCTTAACGTGTCCAAGCCTGCCGTTACCAAGGCCGTAAACCTGCTTACCCAGCATGGGCTGATCACAGCCATCAGGACAGCGGCGAGTCACAAGGAAGTCTACTACGACATTACCAGCCAGGGTAAGGAGCTGGCCGGAAAGCACGACAGGCTGCATCAGCAGGTCAGAGCAAGGTATGACGAGCTGCTGGACGGCTTCTCTGATGAAGAGCTGGCGGTCATCCTCCGTTTCCTCGGCGAATGGTCCAAACTCATTTAA